A part of Mycolicibacterium sp. TUM20985 genomic DNA contains:
- a CDS encoding GcvT family protein, which yields MQQSEDLLAAPKVVVIGAGIVGSSLADELTSRGWTDVTVLDRGPLFATGGSTSHAPGLVFQTNPSKTMSEFAKYTVEKFGGLHHPGGWAFNPTGGLEVASTPERWADLHRKAGWAQSWGIPGELLTPGRCAELHPLLDADRILGGFHTPSDGLVKALRAVEAQAQAATARGATFRPHTEVLGIVDDGRKVTGVQTADGVIAADVVVCCAGFWGARLAKQVGLVVPLVPMAHQYATTGRIEPLVGRNTEVAEAGLPILRHQDQDLYFREHVDRIGIGYYGHEPMPVDLSTLAADTAGEQMPSMLPFTDEDFAPAWRESLKLLPVLGDSKIEQGFNGIFSFTPDGFSIMGEHRELSGFWVAEAVWVTHSAGVAKATAEWIIDGAPGTDVHECDLYRFEDVARSDEFIMTTSSQAFVEVYDIVHPHQFREALRGLRTSPFYPRQQQLGAFFFEGGGWERPAWYEANAPLAQRLKGEGLAFPERDEWSAKFWSPISIAEAHWTRQRVAMYDMTPLTRYEVAGRGAVGLLQRLTTNNVDKSIGSVTYTMLLDETGCVRSDLTVARLAANRFQVGANGPMDFDWITRHLPDDGSVTVRDITGATCCVGVWGPAARELVQPLCHDDLSHGGFKYFRALATHLGAIPVTMMRVSYVGELGWEIYADAAYGAALWDLLWSAGQEHGVIAAGRIAFNSLRIEKAYRSWGTDMTAEHQPASAGLDFAVRMAKDDFVGKAALEQAQPPSKTLRSIVFHDPTAVVLGKEPVYLANDEGSCVGYVTSAAYSATVGRCIAYAWLPTATAPGDVVAVDYRGSRYGATVHEEPVVDPEMTRIRR from the coding sequence ATGCAACAGTCGGAGGATCTCTTGGCAGCCCCCAAGGTCGTCGTCATCGGTGCGGGAATCGTCGGTAGCTCGTTGGCGGACGAACTCACGTCCCGAGGTTGGACCGACGTCACCGTGCTGGATCGCGGCCCGTTGTTCGCCACCGGTGGGTCGACGTCGCACGCGCCCGGATTGGTGTTCCAGACGAATCCGTCCAAGACCATGTCGGAGTTCGCGAAGTACACGGTCGAGAAGTTCGGCGGTCTTCATCACCCCGGCGGCTGGGCGTTCAACCCGACCGGCGGGCTGGAGGTCGCCTCGACGCCGGAGCGCTGGGCCGACCTGCACCGCAAGGCCGGCTGGGCCCAATCGTGGGGCATCCCTGGCGAACTGCTCACCCCGGGCCGCTGCGCCGAACTGCACCCGCTGCTGGACGCCGACCGCATCCTCGGCGGCTTCCACACGCCGTCGGACGGGTTGGTGAAGGCGCTGCGGGCGGTCGAGGCGCAGGCGCAGGCGGCGACCGCCCGCGGTGCGACGTTCCGCCCGCACACCGAGGTGCTTGGCATCGTCGACGACGGGCGGAAGGTGACCGGTGTCCAGACCGCCGACGGTGTCATCGCCGCCGACGTCGTCGTGTGCTGCGCCGGATTCTGGGGCGCTCGGTTGGCCAAGCAGGTCGGCCTCGTCGTGCCGCTGGTGCCGATGGCCCACCAGTACGCGACGACGGGCCGCATCGAACCCCTCGTGGGCCGCAACACCGAGGTGGCCGAGGCCGGGTTGCCCATTCTGCGGCACCAGGACCAGGATCTGTACTTCCGCGAGCACGTCGACCGGATCGGCATCGGCTACTACGGACACGAGCCGATGCCCGTCGATTTGTCGACGTTGGCCGCCGACACCGCGGGCGAGCAGATGCCCTCGATGCTGCCGTTCACCGACGAGGACTTCGCCCCCGCCTGGCGCGAGTCGCTGAAATTGCTTCCCGTTCTGGGTGATTCGAAGATCGAGCAGGGTTTCAACGGCATCTTCTCGTTCACGCCCGACGGCTTCTCGATCATGGGTGAGCACCGCGAACTGAGCGGCTTCTGGGTAGCCGAGGCGGTCTGGGTCACGCACTCGGCGGGTGTCGCGAAGGCCACCGCGGAGTGGATCATCGACGGTGCTCCCGGCACCGACGTCCACGAGTGCGACCTCTACCGCTTCGAAGACGTCGCCCGCAGCGACGAGTTCATCATGACCACCAGCTCGCAGGCCTTCGTCGAGGTGTACGACATCGTCCACCCGCACCAGTTCCGCGAGGCGTTGCGCGGTCTTCGCACCAGCCCGTTCTACCCGCGTCAGCAGCAGCTCGGCGCGTTCTTCTTCGAGGGTGGCGGTTGGGAACGCCCCGCCTGGTATGAAGCCAATGCCCCTCTCGCCCAACGCCTCAAGGGTGAGGGTCTGGCCTTCCCGGAACGCGACGAGTGGTCGGCGAAGTTCTGGTCGCCGATCTCGATCGCCGAGGCGCACTGGACCCGCCAGCGTGTCGCGATGTACGACATGACACCCCTGACCCGCTACGAGGTCGCCGGCCGCGGCGCCGTCGGGCTGCTGCAGCGGCTCACCACCAACAACGTCGACAAGAGCATCGGCTCCGTCACCTACACCATGCTGCTCGACGAAACAGGGTGCGTACGAAGCGATCTCACCGTCGCCCGCCTCGCCGCCAACCGCTTCCAGGTCGGGGCCAACGGCCCGATGGACTTCGACTGGATCACCCGCCACCTGCCCGACGACGGCAGCGTGACCGTTCGTGACATCACCGGCGCGACGTGCTGTGTTGGCGTCTGGGGACCCGCGGCGCGCGAGCTGGTGCAGCCACTGTGCCATGACGACCTGTCGCACGGCGGGTTCAAGTACTTCCGTGCCCTCGCCACTCATCTCGGCGCGATCCCCGTGACCATGATGCGGGTGTCCTACGTCGGCGAACTCGGTTGGGAGATCTACGCCGACGCCGCTTACGGTGCGGCGCTGTGGGATCTGCTGTGGTCGGCGGGCCAAGAGCACGGCGTGATCGCGGCGGGCCGAATCGCATTCAACAGCCTTCGGATCGAGAAGGCGTACCGGTCCTGGGGCACCGACATGACGGCCGAGCACCAGCCCGCGTCGGCGGGCCTCGACTTCGCCGTCCGGATGGCCAAGGACGACTTCGTCGGCAAGGCGGCGCTGGAGCAGGCACAGCCGCCGTCGAAGACGTTGCGCAGCATCGTGTTCCACGATCCGACGGCGGTGGTGCTCGGCAAGGAGCCGGTATACCTGGCCAACGACGAGGGCAGCTGCGTCGGATACGTGACCAGCGCCGCCTACTCGGCCACGGTCGGGCGGTGCATCGCCTATGCCTGGCTGCCAACGGCCACGGCACCCGGTGACGTCGTCGCCGTCGACTACCGCGGAAGCCGCTACGGCGCAACGGTCCACGAGGAGCCGGTGGTGGATCCCGAGATGACGAGGATCAGGCGATGA
- the solA gene encoding N-methyl-L-tryptophan oxidase: MNYDVIVVGLGGMGSAAAYHLAARGQRVLGLEKFTPAHDKGSSHGGSRIIRQSYFEDPAYVPLLLRAYELWEMLAKESDREVYRITGGLFSGPPDCLTVAGSRRAAEQWSLPHDVLDAHQVSTRFPNFTLQPGDIAVYEAMAGFARPELTVQAHIDLAIREGATLNFGEQVLEWTETAGGVRVTTDRGSYTAGQVVICPGAWAPQLLAEFGIPITVERQVLYWLDPVGGTAAFENQPIFIDENAAGMQVYGFPAIDGPAGGVKVAFFRKGIVCTPETIDREVHPDEIAEMRTRVADLLPALDGPCLHSATCMYSNTPDEHFVIARHPDSTNVTVACGFSGHGFKFVPVVGEILADLAMTGTTEHPIALFDPRRLVTP, translated from the coding sequence ATGAACTACGACGTCATCGTGGTCGGGCTCGGCGGGATGGGAAGCGCTGCGGCCTACCACCTGGCCGCCCGCGGTCAGCGGGTCCTCGGCCTGGAGAAGTTCACCCCGGCCCACGACAAGGGGTCCAGCCACGGCGGCTCACGCATCATCCGGCAGTCCTACTTCGAGGACCCGGCCTACGTTCCGTTGCTGCTGCGTGCCTACGAACTGTGGGAGATGCTCGCCAAGGAGTCGGACCGTGAGGTGTACCGGATCACCGGTGGCCTGTTCAGCGGTCCGCCCGACTGCCTGACCGTAGCCGGCAGTCGGCGCGCCGCCGAGCAGTGGTCGCTACCGCACGACGTGCTCGATGCCCACCAGGTGAGCACCCGCTTCCCGAACTTCACGCTGCAGCCGGGTGACATCGCGGTCTACGAGGCCATGGCGGGGTTCGCGCGACCGGAGCTGACGGTGCAGGCGCACATCGACCTGGCGATTCGCGAGGGTGCGACGCTGAACTTCGGCGAGCAGGTCCTCGAGTGGACGGAGACCGCAGGCGGCGTGCGGGTCACCACCGACCGCGGCAGCTACACCGCGGGCCAGGTCGTGATCTGCCCGGGGGCATGGGCGCCGCAGCTCCTCGCCGAGTTCGGCATCCCGATCACCGTCGAGCGCCAGGTGCTGTACTGGCTCGATCCCGTCGGGGGAACGGCAGCCTTCGAGAACCAACCGATCTTCATCGACGAGAACGCCGCGGGCATGCAGGTTTACGGCTTTCCGGCGATCGACGGGCCGGCGGGCGGTGTGAAGGTGGCGTTCTTCCGCAAGGGCATCGTCTGCACACCCGAGACGATCGACCGCGAGGTGCATCCCGACGAGATCGCCGAGATGCGCACGCGGGTCGCCGACCTGCTGCCGGCCCTCGATGGACCCTGCTTGCACTCCGCCACCTGCATGTACTCCAACACGCCCGATGAGCACTTCGTCATCGCCAGGCATCCGGATTCGACGAATGTCACCGTGGCGTGCGGATTCTCCGGCCACGGCTTCAAGTTCGTCCCCGTGGTCGGTGAGATTCTGGCGGACCTGGCGATGACCGGCACCACCGAACACCCCATAGCTCTCTTCGACCCACGGAGGCTGGTGACGCCATGA